A single Rhodothermales bacterium DNA region contains:
- a CDS encoding OsmC family protein yields the protein MATLKVAVERRDDSFHFVGTNEQGVEVHMDDASERADGIGLGASPMQLLLVALGGCSGIDLASILSKGRLQIDRIHIDIQGDKPDGVAPSLFERIHVVFHVDGDVDEKRVSRAVDLSLGKYCSVAKTLEPTATITASYVVNGVSHDWEPAA from the coding sequence ATGGCCACACTGAAGGTCGCCGTGGAGCGGCGCGACGACAGCTTTCACTTTGTCGGCACCAACGAGCAGGGCGTCGAGGTGCATATGGATGATGCGTCCGAACGCGCGGACGGCATCGGGCTCGGTGCCAGCCCCATGCAGCTCTTGCTGGTTGCCCTGGGCGGGTGCAGTGGCATCGACCTGGCGTCCATTCTCAGCAAGGGGCGTCTGCAGATAGACCGCATCCACATCGACATCCAGGGCGACAAACCCGACGGGGTGGCGCCCTCACTGTTCGAGCGCATTCATGTGGTCTTTCACGTCGACGGAGACGTGGATGAAAAACGCGTCTCGCGGGCCGTGGACCTCAGTCTGGGCAAATACTGCTCCGTGGCCAAGACGCTCGAGCCTACAGCCACGATCACAGCGTCGTACGTGGTTAACGGGGTGTCACACGACTGGGAGCCGGCCGCCTAA
- the surE gene encoding 5'/3'-nucleotidase SurE, producing MSTRRPLILVSNDDGIDAPGIHALAAALVPLGEVRVVAPLQEQSAVGHAITMREPVRAHKWPFRGPDGVIPAHAVTGTPADCVKLAIDKLLPRVPDVVVSGINQGPNAAVNVIYSGTVSAATEAAILGIDAVAVSYCRWTGGDFAPSAVWARRIVDQVIHRGLPPGILLNVNVPDRPAHELQGVRVTRQARSRWEESYSERLDPFERPYYWMAGTFVNLDDGDNTDLHAIEQGYVSVTPVQHDLTAHEELRELGTWTWQSEPEKATD from the coding sequence GTGAGCACTCGACGCCCACTGATCCTCGTCTCGAACGACGATGGCATCGACGCACCCGGCATCCACGCGCTTGCCGCGGCCCTTGTACCCCTGGGTGAAGTGCGCGTGGTCGCCCCGCTTCAGGAGCAAAGCGCTGTCGGGCACGCGATCACGATGCGGGAGCCCGTCCGGGCGCACAAGTGGCCGTTCCGCGGCCCGGACGGCGTCATCCCGGCGCACGCCGTGACCGGCACGCCGGCCGACTGTGTCAAGCTGGCCATCGACAAACTGCTGCCGCGTGTTCCGGACGTAGTGGTCTCAGGAATAAACCAGGGGCCCAACGCCGCTGTGAACGTGATCTATTCGGGCACCGTGAGCGCAGCCACAGAGGCCGCCATTCTGGGCATCGATGCGGTGGCGGTTTCCTACTGCCGCTGGACCGGCGGGGACTTCGCGCCCTCAGCGGTGTGGGCCCGCAGGATCGTGGATCAGGTCATCCACCGTGGTCTGCCCCCGGGAATCCTGTTGAACGTCAACGTGCCGGACAGGCCTGCGCACGAACTCCAGGGTGTGCGTGTCACGCGGCAGGCGCGGTCCCGCTGGGAAGAGTCCTATTCGGAGCGGCTGGATCCTTTCGAGCGGCCGTACTACTGGATGGCGGGCACATTCGTCAATCTGGACGACGGCGACAACACGGATCTGCACGCCATCGAGCAGGGCTACGTCTCGGTGACGCCGGTTCAGCATGACCTGACCGCACACGAAGAACTCCGCGAGCTTGGCACGTGGACCTGGCAGTCCGAACCAGAAAAAGCAACCGACTAG
- the panB gene encoding 3-methyl-2-oxobutanoate hydroxymethyltransferase: MSTRIKQVTDVEDLKRVTTHTLQEMKAQAIPIAMLTAYDFTMARIIDQAGVDVILVGDSASNVMAGHETTLPITLDHMVYHAQCVVRGVSRALVVVDLPFGSYQGNSKEALSSAIRVMKEAGAHAVKLEGGEAVAPTIERLIDAGIPVMGHLGLTPQSIYRFGTYKVRAREETEADQLRKDALILQEAGCFGIVLEKIPAPLAHEVSSSLSIPTIGIGAGVGCDGQVLVIHDALGLTKDFNPRFVRRFENLSDRMEDAVRGYISEVRNRNFPSEGESY; this comes from the coding sequence ATGAGCACCCGGATCAAACAAGTCACGGACGTCGAGGACCTGAAGCGTGTCACCACACACACGCTCCAGGAGATGAAGGCACAGGCGATACCCATCGCGATGCTGACCGCCTACGACTTCACCATGGCCCGCATCATAGACCAGGCCGGCGTAGACGTCATCCTGGTCGGTGACTCCGCATCAAACGTCATGGCCGGGCACGAAACCACGTTGCCCATCACGCTGGACCACATGGTCTACCACGCGCAGTGCGTGGTGCGGGGCGTTTCCCGTGCACTCGTGGTAGTGGATCTGCCCTTCGGCTCCTATCAGGGCAATTCCAAGGAAGCCCTGAGCTCAGCCATTCGCGTGATGAAAGAGGCGGGGGCCCACGCCGTGAAGCTGGAGGGTGGAGAGGCAGTCGCGCCCACCATCGAGCGCCTGATTGACGCTGGCATTCCGGTCATGGGACATCTGGGTCTCACGCCGCAATCCATCTACCGCTTTGGCACCTACAAGGTGCGCGCACGCGAAGAGACGGAAGCCGATCAGTTGCGCAAGGATGCGCTGATCCTCCAGGAGGCGGGCTGCTTCGGCATTGTGCTGGAGAAGATTCCAGCGCCGCTTGCCCATGAGGTATCCAGTTCGTTGAGCATACCTACCATCGGCATCGGGGCCGGGGTCGGGTGCGATGGGCAGGTGCTGGTTATCCACGATGCGCTTGGGTTGACCAAAGACTTCAATCCCCGCTTTGTCCGCCGGTTTGAGAACCTGTCGGACCGCATGGAGGATGCCGTTCGCGGTTACATCTCTGAAGTCCGGAATCGCAATTTCCCTTCCGAAGGGGAGAGCTACTAG
- a CDS encoding OmpH family outer membrane protein: MNARIRIFLVLLAGLVAVLPASAQMKIGYADPEVIITYMPEYQSIQQQLGREYQNSQESLQAMAQDFQERVERYQKQQPLLTPERRAERESELAQQQAELQQAAASEDEKLAQRQDELLAPLLEQVQNVIDEIAVEKGLHLVLRSPALLYVNEELVVNINLDIASKLGISLDEETASN, encoded by the coding sequence ATGAACGCACGCATACGGATCTTCCTCGTTCTGCTTGCAGGCCTGGTGGCGGTGCTGCCGGCCAGCGCGCAGATGAAGATCGGATACGCTGATCCTGAAGTGATCATCACCTACATGCCCGAGTACCAGTCGATCCAGCAGCAGCTTGGTCGTGAGTACCAGAACAGCCAGGAGTCGCTGCAGGCCATGGCCCAGGACTTCCAGGAGCGCGTGGAGCGGTACCAGAAGCAGCAGCCTCTGCTGACCCCCGAGCGCCGTGCCGAACGCGAGTCGGAGCTTGCTCAGCAGCAGGCCGAACTGCAGCAGGCAGCGGCCAGCGAGGACGAGAAGCTGGCTCAGCGTCAGGACGAACTCCTTGCTCCACTGCTCGAGCAGGTCCAGAATGTCATTGATGAGATCGCCGTCGAGAAGGGGCTGCACCTCGTGCTGCGCTCCCCGGCGCTGCTCTACGTGAACGAGGAACTGGTGGTGAACATCAACCTCGATATCGCCTCCAAACTCGGCATTTCACTCGACGAGGAGACGGCCTCCAACTGA
- a CDS encoding OmpH family outer membrane protein has product MIKTTLRVALITLLATASSPEAQAQQRIAYVDTEFILERIPEYQTVQQQLDRMAQDWEQDLTERQREVEADFRAYQARELLYTAEERQRRRDEIMQAEDEVERLRMKYFGPEGDLFVQQEQLMRPIQDRILTAIENVATEDGYDYVFDKSGDFLFLFTRAQYDLSNRVLEELGIDVDQIQGR; this is encoded by the coding sequence ATGATCAAGACCACCCTCCGCGTCGCACTGATCACTTTGCTGGCCACGGCTTCCTCTCCGGAGGCGCAGGCCCAGCAGCGCATCGCCTACGTCGACACCGAGTTCATCCTGGAGCGCATTCCCGAGTACCAGACGGTGCAGCAGCAGTTGGACCGCATGGCGCAGGACTGGGAGCAGGATCTGACTGAACGGCAGCGGGAAGTGGAGGCGGATTTTCGCGCATATCAGGCCAGAGAGCTGCTTTATACGGCAGAGGAGCGCCAGCGCCGCCGGGATGAGATCATGCAGGCCGAAGATGAGGTAGAGCGCCTCCGCATGAAATATTTCGGCCCTGAAGGGGATCTTTTCGTGCAACAGGAGCAATTAATGCGGCCCATCCAGGATCGCATCCTTACGGCCATTGAGAACGTGGCCACTGAAGACGGATACGACTACGTATTTGACAAGAGTGGAGACTTCCTATTCCTCTTTACGAGGGCTCAGTACGACCTGAGCAATCGCGTGCTCGAGGAGCTTGGCATAGACGTTGATCAAATCCAGGGCAGGTAA
- the bamA gene encoding outer membrane protein assembly factor BamA — MLRFIPSLLILLVLLMAPASAAGQGAIAQAPRSLEILGISVEGVSDDYTRGFVQQTSGLTIGEQVVIPGDPQFADAIRSIYRLGTYDDVRIVEDRRVGNGIYLAIQVSEVPKLDEYNFTGLKKGEVKDLRKTIPLISLAPVRQATVARAEQVIDEFLAEKGFPLNEIDVVRTEQPDNTVSLMFNVDKGPKVKVGEVRIEGNEELSDRTVRKVMKTKPRVGWKFWRGAKFKEDEFEEDIARIVERYNERGYFDAEVVRDTTFIEDEDGKPYMVVGVEVREGPQFHVRNVTWEGNTLYDDETLSTNLGFTRGDVYNGKQLDQNLYMNGKNTDIYSLYQNRGYMRFNVQPTISVAPGDSLDLHFDVFEGDEYQYGTITINGNTKTKEHVVRRELLTIPGQTFSRDQIQESIRRLMQLNYFTQESLAAGPGVEIAEEDKSVDLEYTLEETGTDQLELSGTWGRFGLVLQLRFGFNNFSAQNLFKGDEWRPLPSGDGQRLSVGIQTNGRQYQQYSLSYTEPWFGGRPRPAGFSLSFSQIDGAAFIRSSRAGKLQTFSSSVFYERRLSWPDQFFSTGTNVGFQYFNNEQYISTLPQGVSRQVTVKQTLSRNSTNHPLFPSSGSRFSLSLEVAPPVGDLIQFHKWRLTNSWNTPLTRKLSIGLTADYGYIGSLTGDEVEFERFVVGGSPFETQGFFSFFGKEVIYMRGYPLAALGPRDDQNEPLGGRILNRYTGELRWMAVQSQQLQAAPYLFATGANTWDRFDTYNPSQLFRAAGMGVRLFLPILGMVELAYGYNFDTFAPINSRHDGTNRWTFQFSLGQGFGQ, encoded by the coding sequence ATGCTTCGTTTCATTCCGTCCCTGCTGATCCTGCTCGTGCTGCTCATGGCGCCTGCGAGCGCTGCCGGTCAGGGCGCGATAGCTCAGGCTCCCCGCAGTCTGGAGATCCTGGGTATCTCGGTTGAGGGCGTGTCGGACGACTACACCCGCGGATTCGTGCAACAGACCAGCGGGCTGACCATCGGCGAGCAGGTCGTCATTCCGGGTGACCCGCAGTTTGCCGATGCCATCAGGTCCATCTACCGGCTCGGCACGTATGACGATGTGCGTATCGTCGAGGACCGGCGGGTCGGCAACGGCATCTACCTGGCCATTCAGGTCAGCGAAGTACCGAAGTTGGACGAATACAATTTCACAGGGCTGAAGAAGGGGGAGGTCAAGGACCTGCGCAAGACCATCCCGCTCATATCCCTTGCCCCGGTTCGGCAGGCGACTGTGGCCCGGGCCGAGCAGGTCATTGACGAGTTTCTGGCCGAAAAGGGCTTCCCGCTGAACGAGATCGACGTCGTGCGCACCGAGCAGCCCGACAACACCGTATCCCTGATGTTCAACGTGGACAAGGGGCCGAAAGTGAAGGTCGGCGAAGTGCGCATCGAGGGGAATGAGGAGCTCTCGGACCGCACTGTGCGCAAGGTGATGAAGACCAAGCCCCGGGTGGGATGGAAATTCTGGCGCGGTGCCAAGTTCAAGGAGGACGAGTTCGAGGAGGACATCGCCCGGATTGTTGAACGCTACAACGAGCGGGGCTATTTCGATGCTGAGGTGGTGCGCGACACAACCTTCATCGAAGACGAGGACGGCAAGCCGTATATGGTCGTCGGTGTCGAGGTCCGGGAAGGTCCGCAGTTCCACGTCAGGAACGTGACCTGGGAAGGCAACACGCTCTACGATGACGAGACGCTGAGCACCAACCTGGGCTTCACCCGGGGAGATGTCTACAACGGCAAGCAGCTGGACCAGAACCTGTATATGAACGGCAAGAACACCGACATATACAGTCTCTACCAGAACCGTGGGTACATGCGGTTCAACGTGCAGCCCACCATATCAGTGGCGCCCGGTGACTCCCTGGACCTGCACTTTGACGTGTTCGAGGGTGATGAGTACCAGTACGGGACGATCACCATCAACGGCAACACGAAGACCAAGGAGCATGTGGTCCGGAGGGAGCTCCTGACGATCCCCGGGCAGACGTTCAGCCGCGATCAGATCCAGGAATCGATCCGCCGACTGATGCAGCTGAACTACTTCACGCAGGAGTCGCTGGCGGCGGGCCCGGGTGTGGAGATTGCCGAAGAGGACAAGTCGGTCGATCTCGAATACACGCTGGAAGAAACCGGCACGGACCAGTTGGAATTGTCGGGCACCTGGGGCCGGTTTGGCCTGGTGCTCCAGCTGCGGTTCGGGTTCAACAATTTCTCGGCCCAGAATCTGTTCAAGGGAGACGAGTGGAGGCCGCTTCCTTCCGGTGACGGCCAGCGCCTGTCCGTGGGTATCCAGACCAACGGTCGACAGTACCAGCAGTACTCCCTGTCGTACACGGAGCCCTGGTTCGGTGGGCGCCCGCGGCCGGCCGGCTTCTCGCTGTCGTTCTCGCAGATCGACGGTGCGGCGTTCATTCGCTCGTCCCGGGCCGGCAAGCTGCAGACCTTCTCCAGCAGCGTTTTCTACGAGCGCCGCCTGTCCTGGCCGGACCAGTTCTTCAGTACGGGCACCAACGTCGGATTCCAGTACTTCAACAACGAGCAGTACATCTCGACCCTGCCCCAGGGCGTGTCCCGTCAGGTGACCGTCAAACAGACGCTGTCGAGGAATTCGACGAACCACCCGCTTTTCCCGAGCTCCGGCTCACGTTTCTCACTCTCGCTGGAGGTTGCGCCGCCTGTGGGTGACCTGATCCAGTTCCACAAGTGGCGTCTGACCAATTCGTGGAATACGCCGCTGACGCGCAAGCTTTCGATCGGCCTGACCGCAGACTACGGATACATCGGCTCCCTCACGGGCGATGAAGTCGAGTTCGAGCGCTTCGTGGTCGGTGGATCACCGTTCGAGACCCAGGGCTTTTTCAGCTTCTTCGGCAAGGAGGTCATCTACATGCGGGGCTATCCGCTTGCGGCACTCGGGCCGCGCGATGACCAGAACGAACCGCTTGGCGGCCGCATCCTCAACCGGTATACCGGCGAACTGCGCTGGATGGCCGTGCAGTCCCAGCAGTTGCAGGCTGCCCCGTACCTGTTCGCCACAGGCGCCAATACCTGGGACCGGTTCGACACCTACAATCCGTCCCAGCTGTTCCGGGCGGCAGGCATGGGTGTGCGCCTCTTCCTGCCCATTCTCGGCATGGTCGAGCTGGCCTACGGCTACAACTTCGACACGTTCGCGCCGATCAACAGCCGCCACGACGGCACCAATCGCTGGACGTTCCAGTTCTCGCTGGGACAGGGCTTCGGCCAATAG
- a CDS encoding isoprenyl transferase, producing the protein MGKRRSEQPDAADLAVQQALKERGEIPGHVAIIMDGNGRWAKERGYPRVQGHQEGAASVRDIAEASAQLGINVLTLYTFSTENWHRPLTEVNALMQLLIRTLRKEAETLHRNQIRLSAIGDLEKLPDVALRELQDVCESTATHERMTINLALSYSGRWDLVRAARRIAQDVASGRLAPDDVDDDALASRLTTAELPDPDLLIRTGGDYRISNFLLWESAYTEFHFTSVFWPGFRRANLYDAVRDFQDRDRRFGRVHEEART; encoded by the coding sequence ATGGGTAAGCGGCGATCCGAACAGCCTGATGCGGCCGACCTGGCCGTGCAGCAGGCGCTCAAGGAGCGCGGCGAAATTCCCGGGCACGTAGCCATCATCATGGATGGCAATGGGCGATGGGCCAAGGAGCGCGGCTATCCAAGGGTGCAGGGCCATCAGGAAGGAGCCGCATCGGTGCGTGATATCGCAGAGGCATCGGCGCAGCTGGGCATCAACGTTCTGACCCTGTACACCTTCTCGACGGAGAACTGGCACCGGCCGCTCACCGAGGTGAACGCCCTGATGCAGCTGCTCATCCGCACCCTGCGCAAGGAGGCAGAAACACTGCATCGCAATCAGATTCGCCTCTCGGCTATCGGGGATCTGGAGAAGCTTCCGGACGTGGCGCTACGTGAATTGCAGGACGTGTGTGAGTCGACGGCCACCCACGAGCGCATGACCATCAACCTGGCGCTTTCCTACAGCGGGAGATGGGATCTTGTGCGGGCCGCCCGGCGGATTGCGCAGGATGTGGCATCAGGCCGACTCGCCCCGGACGATGTCGATGATGATGCACTGGCCAGCAGGCTGACGACGGCCGAGCTCCCGGACCCGGATCTGCTGATCCGCACCGGGGGAGACTATCGCATCTCGAACTTTCTGCTCTGGGAGTCCGCGTACACTGAGTTCCACTTTACCTCCGTGTTCTGGCCGGGCTTCCGCCGGGCGAACCTCTACGACGCCGTACGAGATTTTCAGGACCGCGACCGACGTTTCGGGCGGGTGCACGAGGAGGCCCGCACATGA
- the rseP gene encoding RIP metalloprotease RseP — protein MDGILNMFSYVGWVLLAIMILVFVHELGHFLLAKLFKMRVEKFSVGFPPKVIGKTVGETEYVLGLTPLGGYVKISGMVDESMDTDQMASEPQPWEFRSKPVWQRILVIVAGVVFNMILAAIVFVSLKATYGESYIPNLGQVVVADSSIAWEMGLRSGDELIAINDRPVDERAGVETVEQALIQSPLVVQVRREGEVLEFSGPSDMITRLNRAGGRLGLSYDPPVLGTVSDNMPAQAAGLQPGDRITGIGADTVAYWTDLTNFMGTFEGTETTVRFLRPDSISASPAGATLLARSDAGRLYETVVQPEESGGGYVLGVRQILRSQDYGFVAAIGAGLEDTWTNTRVIATSLKRVFTGQENFRENVGGPIMIARVTKQAADAGAPFFWNIVAMLSITLAIINILPIPALDGGHLVFLIYEGIARREPSLKVRMVMQQIGMVLLLAFMVFVIFNDILKL, from the coding sequence ATGGACGGCATCCTGAACATGTTTTCCTACGTTGGCTGGGTTCTCCTGGCCATCATGATCCTCGTGTTCGTGCACGAGCTGGGCCACTTCCTGCTGGCCAAGCTGTTCAAGATGCGGGTCGAGAAGTTCTCCGTGGGCTTCCCACCCAAAGTGATCGGGAAGACGGTAGGAGAGACGGAGTATGTCCTCGGCCTGACGCCGCTGGGCGGCTACGTCAAGATCTCGGGCATGGTCGACGAGAGCATGGACACCGACCAGATGGCCTCGGAGCCGCAGCCGTGGGAGTTTCGCTCGAAGCCCGTCTGGCAACGCATTCTGGTGATTGTTGCGGGCGTGGTCTTCAACATGATCCTTGCAGCGATCGTGTTCGTGTCGCTGAAAGCCACCTACGGCGAAAGCTACATCCCGAATCTTGGACAGGTGGTCGTGGCAGATTCGTCCATTGCGTGGGAGATGGGCCTTCGTTCGGGCGATGAGCTCATCGCCATCAATGACCGGCCGGTAGACGAGCGTGCCGGTGTCGAAACGGTGGAGCAGGCGCTCATCCAGTCACCGCTGGTCGTGCAGGTACGCAGGGAGGGTGAGGTCCTGGAGTTTTCCGGACCCAGCGACATGATCACCCGGCTCAACCGTGCCGGTGGCAGGCTCGGGCTCAGCTACGATCCCCCGGTGCTCGGCACGGTGTCAGACAATATGCCGGCCCAGGCTGCCGGATTGCAGCCGGGTGACCGCATCACGGGCATAGGCGCGGACACTGTGGCGTACTGGACGGACCTTACGAACTTCATGGGCACGTTTGAAGGCACGGAGACTACCGTGCGCTTCCTGCGCCCCGATTCCATTTCGGCCTCGCCTGCCGGGGCGACGCTTCTTGCGCGGTCGGATGCGGGACGACTCTACGAGACTGTCGTTCAGCCGGAGGAATCGGGCGGGGGCTACGTGCTGGGCGTTCGGCAAATCCTTCGCTCGCAGGACTATGGATTTGTCGCCGCCATCGGCGCGGGACTCGAGGACACCTGGACCAATACGAGGGTCATCGCCACGAGCCTGAAGCGCGTGTTCACCGGCCAGGAGAACTTCCGGGAGAACGTTGGAGGTCCCATCATGATCGCCCGGGTCACGAAGCAGGCCGCTGACGCAGGAGCCCCGTTCTTCTGGAACATCGTCGCGATGCTTTCCATCACGCTGGCCATCATCAATATCCTGCCGATTCCCGCGCTGGACGGGGGACACCTGGTTTTCCTCATCTATGAGGGCATCGCCCGCAGAGAACCGTCTCTCAAGGTGCGCATGGTGATGCAGCAGATCGGCATGGTGCTGCTTCTGGCGTTCATGGTTTTCGTGATCTTCAACGACATCCTGAAACTGTAG
- a CDS encoding 1-deoxy-D-xylulose-5-phosphate reductoisomerase — MLPTAGSGLPDPGNVKNLAILGSTGSIGTQTLDIVRLHPDRLRVCALTAGKNVAALAEQAREFRPELVVIGDESLVPELRAALADTHCRVAFGAEGLVEAAALPGVETVVTAVVGYVGLEPTLAAVREGRRIALANKETLVVAGHLIRSEVARHGAEVIPVDSEHSAIFQCLVGEPAGSVEKLLLTASGGPFRTLDAGAFERITPADALKHPNWDMGAKITIDSATMMNKGLEVIEARWMFDIPADRLEVVVHPESIIHSMVLFSDGSTKAQLGVPDMKVPIQYALSYPERWPAPHERIDWRALERLHFEPPDTGRFPCLALAYSALELGGSAPTVLNAANEVAVARFLAEDIPFSGIPRAIEAAMQALAGPGDDIDALRAADFEARRFVEEHVRVTAH, encoded by the coding sequence ATGCTTCCCACAGCCGGTAGCGGACTGCCGGACCCCGGAAACGTCAAGAACCTTGCCATCCTCGGGTCAACCGGGTCAATCGGGACGCAGACATTGGACATTGTCCGGCTGCATCCGGACCGGTTGCGCGTCTGCGCACTGACAGCCGGAAAAAATGTTGCCGCCCTGGCGGAGCAGGCCCGGGAATTCCGGCCCGAACTGGTGGTAATCGGCGATGAATCGCTGGTGCCCGAACTTCGCGCGGCCCTAGCAGACACGCACTGCCGAGTCGCCTTCGGCGCGGAGGGGCTCGTGGAGGCCGCTGCGCTGCCCGGGGTTGAGACCGTCGTGACAGCCGTGGTGGGGTACGTGGGCCTGGAGCCGACGTTGGCGGCCGTCCGGGAGGGGCGCCGTATCGCACTGGCCAACAAGGAAACGCTCGTCGTTGCCGGTCACCTGATCCGATCAGAGGTCGCCCGGCACGGCGCAGAGGTCATTCCGGTCGATTCCGAGCACTCTGCCATTTTCCAGTGCCTGGTAGGCGAGCCTGCCGGAAGTGTGGAGAAGCTGCTGCTGACGGCATCTGGCGGGCCGTTTCGCACCCTGGACGCAGGCGCGTTCGAGCGCATTACCCCTGCAGACGCCCTGAAGCACCCGAACTGGGACATGGGTGCCAAGATTACCATTGACTCGGCGACGATGATGAACAAGGGGCTCGAGGTCATCGAGGCCCGTTGGATGTTCGACATCCCGGCGGACAGGCTGGAGGTGGTGGTGCACCCCGAGTCCATCATCCACTCCATGGTGCTGTTCTCCGACGGCTCCACGAAGGCGCAACTGGGGGTGCCGGACATGAAGGTGCCCATCCAGTACGCGCTGTCGTATCCGGAACGCTGGCCGGCACCTCACGAGCGCATCGACTGGCGGGCTCTGGAGCGCCTGCATTTCGAGCCGCCGGACACCGGTCGCTTTCCCTGTCTGGCGTTGGCCTACAGCGCGCTGGAGCTTGGCGGCTCGGCTCCCACCGTGCTGAATGCCGCCAATGAAGTGGCCGTTGCGCGATTTTTGGCTGAAGACATCCCGTTTTCAGGCATTCCGCGTGCCATCGAGGCTGCCATGCAGGCGCTGGCGGGACCCGGAGACGACATCGACGCGTTGCGTGCCGCTGATTTCGAAGCCCGGAGATTTGTAGAGGAACACGTCCGGGTCACCGCACATTAG